The following are encoded together in the Primulina tabacum isolate GXHZ01 chromosome 18, ASM2559414v2, whole genome shotgun sequence genome:
- the LOC142532185 gene encoding glyceraldehyde-3-phosphate dehydrogenase A, chloroplastic-like — protein sequence MASAVISSLQVGCSKGFSEFSGLRSSSSGLPVNQRLNDDFVSVISFQTSVIGRNKNKKAVVEAKLKVAINGFGRIGRNFLRCWHGRKDSPLDVIVINDSGGVKQASHLLKYDSTLGTFDADVKAVGTDAISVDGKIIKVVSDRNPVNLPWGAMGIDLVIEGTGVFVDRDGAGKHIQAGAKKVLITAPGKGDIPTYVVGVNADDYNPDESIISNASCTTNCLAPFVKVLDQKFGIIKGTMTTTHSYTGDQRLLDASHRDLRRARAAALNIVPTSTGAAKAVALVLPQLKGKLNGIALRVPTPNVSVVDLVVQVQKKTFAEEVNAAFREAADKELNGILSVCDEPLVSMDFRCSDVSSTVDSSLTMVMGDDMVKVIAWYDNEWGYSQRVVDLADIVANNWK from the exons ATGGCCTCAGCAGTTATTTCATCTCTGCAG GTGGGCTGCAGCAAAGGGTTCTCAGAGTTTTCTGGACTCCGGAGCTCATCATCGGGCCTTCCGGTTAATCAGAGACTCAATGACGACTTCGTGTCTGTCATCTCCTTCCAGACATCAGTA ATTGGCagaaacaagaacaagaaagCAGTTGTGGAGGCCAAACTGAAGGTGGCAATCAATGGATTTGGAAGGATAGGAAGGAATTTCTTGAGGTGTTGGCATGGAAGAAAGGACTCCCCACTGGACGTGATCGTCATTAACGACAGTGGAGGTGTTAAACAGGCCTCTCACCTTCTGAAATATGACTCTACGCTTGGTACATTCGACGCAGATGTCAAGGCGGTCGGTACCGATGCAATCTCCGTCGATGGCAAGATCATTAAAGTCGTGTCCGATCGTAATCCGGTCAATCTCCCTTGGGG GGCAATGGGGATTGATTTGGTAATTGAGGGAACTGGAGTGTTTGTTGATAGAGATGGTGCGGGGAAACACATTCAAGCAGGAGCAAAGAAGGTTCTTATTACAGCACCTGGAAAGGGAGACATTCCTACTTATGTTGTCGGTGTCAATGCCGATGATTACAACCCTGACGAGAGCATCATCAGCAATGCTTCATGCACAACTAACTGCCTCGCACCTTTTGTTAAAGTTCTCGACCAAAAGTTCG GTATCATAAAGGGAACAATGACCACAACTCACTCCTACACTGGAGACCAGAGGCTTCTCGATGCAAGCCACCGTGATCTGAGGCGTGCAAGAGCCGCAGCACTGAACATAGTGCCTACATCTACTGGTGCCGCAAAGGCCGTTGCCCTTGTTCTTCCCCAACTCAAAGGGAAGCTCAATGGCATTGCCCTTCGTGTCCCCACCCCTAACGTCTCAGTGGTGGACCTTGTCGTCCAGGTCCAGAAGAAGACATTTGCAGAGGAAGTGAATGCAGCGTTTAGGGAGGCAGCGGATAAAGAGCTCAATGGGATCTTATCAGTTTGCGATGAACCACTAGTTTCCATGGACTTCCGTTGCAGTGACGTGTCATCCACCGTGGATTCATCATTGACAATGGTTATGGGAGATGATATGGTTAAGGTCATTGCTTGGTATGATAACGAATGGGGTTACTCTCAGAGGGTGGTTGATCTTGCTGACATTGTTGCCAACAATTGGAAATGA
- the LOC142532186 gene encoding uncharacterized protein LOC142532186, with amino-acid sequence MDPPRDHHRCTPDPSVCVNCGGHTVFPVPPPPSDTPSYIPIRFPAVNLPNSPTNTRELIMRTPVPQSQQVEPITLPHQFTEPSKRIRSQDDIDAFHSSPALLNFIGFVVSISESVRSRKLSDPCHVSPTVEAIVSILQTLIAYVDEIPPAPQSARYGNISFRAWHERLCNDADSFMLKFLPPHLHAASVELVPYFTDSFGNSTRIDYGTGHETNFAAWLYCLARLGVVKDEDYQALVSRVFVKYLELMRKLQLGYCLEPAGSHGVWGLDDYHFLPFVFGSSQLIDHKYMKPKSIHNEDILENFSTEYLYIGCIVFVKKMKKGLFAEHSPMLDDISGVPNWKKVHSGLLKMYKVEVLGKVPIMQHFLFGSIIKWV; translated from the exons ATGGATCCTCCGCGAGACCACCACCGTTGCACTCCAGATCCTTCCGTCTGCGTCAATTGCGGCGGCCACACCGTGTTCCCCGTCCCGCCGCCACCGTCGGATACCCCTTCTTACATCCCCATTCGATTCCCCGCCGTCAACCTCCCCAATTCTCCCACCAACACTAGAGAGCTCATCATGCGCACCCCTGTCCCGCAGTCTCAGCAGGTAGAACCCATCACTCTGCCTCACCAATTCACCGAGCCTTCGAAGAGAATCCGATCCCAAGACGACATCGATGCGTTCCACTCCTCCCCAGCTCTCCTCAACTTCATCGGCTTCGTCGTCTCCATTTCCGAGTCCGTTAGATCTCGCAAGCTCTCCGATCCCTGTCACGTTTCTCCCACCGTCGAAGCCATCGTTTCCATTCTGCAGACGTTGATTGCTTACGTGGATGAAATCCCTCCTGCCCCGCAGTCTGCTCGGTACGGAAACATTTCGTTTCGGGCGTGGCACGAGCGGCTTTGCAATGATGCAGATTCATTTATGCTAAAATTCCTGCCGCCCCATCTTCATGCTGCCTCTGTAGAACTTGTGCCTTACTTCACGGATAGCTTTGGCAACTCTACACGCATCGATTATG GCACTGGTCATGAGACAAACTTCGCAGCGTGGTTATATTGCTTAGCAAGACTTGGTGTAGTGAAAGATGAGGATTATCAAGCATTGGTGTCACGAGTGTTTGTCAAATACTTGGAGTTGATGAGGAAATTGCAACTTGGCTATTGCTTAGAACCTGCAGGTTCCCACGGTGTGTGGGGGCTTGATGACTATCATTTCTTGCCATTTGTGTTTGGTTCATCACAACTGATTGACCACAAGTACATGAAGCCAAAGTCAATTCATAATGAAGATATATTGGAGAACTTCTCAACAGAGTATTTGTATATCGGATGCattgtatttgtgaaaaagatgaaaaaaggATTGTTTGCTGAGCATTCACCTATGCTGGATGACATTAGTGGAGTTCCTAATTGGAAGAAGGTTCACAGTGGGCTGCTCAAGATGTATAAAGTAGAAGTTTTGGGCAAGGTTCCTATCATGCAACATTTTCTATTTGGCTCTATTATCAAATG GGTCTGA